The following proteins are co-located in the Callithrix jacchus isolate 240 chromosome 10, calJac240_pri, whole genome shotgun sequence genome:
- the TUT1 gene encoding speckle targeted PIP5K1A-regulated poly(A) polymerase isoform X2, whose protein sequence is MTSPRRPSLDAHLGGRKHRHLVELRAARKAQGLRSVFVSGFPRDVDSAKLSEYFQAFGPVASIVMDKDKGVFAIVEMGDVGAREAVLSQSQHSLGGHRLRVRPREQKEFQSPAAKSPKGAAPDSHQLAKALAEAADVGAQMIKLVGLRELSEAERQLRSLVVALMQEVFTEFFPGCVVYPFGSSINSFDVHGCDLDLFLDLGDLEEPQPVPKAPESPSLDSALASPLDPQALACTPASPPDSQPPASPQDSEALDFETPSSSVAPQTPDSALASETLASPQSLPPASPLLEDRGQGDLGKALELAEAPKGEKTGGTAMLELVGSILRGCVPGVYRVQTVPSARRPVVKFCHRPSGLHGDVSLSNRLALHNSRFLSLCSELDDRVRPLVYTLRCWAQGRGLSGSGPLLSNYALTLLVIYFLQTRDPPVLPTVSQLTQKAGDGEQVKVDGWDCSFPRDASRLEPSTNVEPLSYLLAQFFSCVSCWDLRGSLLSLRDGQALPVAGGLPSNFWEGLRLGPMNLQDPFDLSHNVAANVTSRVAGRLQNCCRAAANYCRSLQYQRRSSRGRDWGLLPLLQPSSPSSLLSATPIPLPLVPFTQLTAALVQVFREALGCHIEQGTKRPRSEGGGIGESSQGGTNKRLKLDGQKKSCEEGREEQQGGAGDGGEDGVEEMVVEVGEMSQDWAMQSPGQPGELLLMTGNHGAPGEEGQSSQAALAEQGPKGHEAASGGSQGEAGKEISLPSSVSWRCALWHRVWQGRRRARRRLQQQTKEEAGDSAGTGAGWLATEAQVTQELRGLSGGEQRPETEPLLSFVASVSSADGMLTVTPLQDPQGLFPDLHHFLQLFLPQALRHLK, encoded by the exons GGAGTGTTTGCCATTGTGGAGATGGGGGACGTGGGTGCTCGAGAGGCTGTGTTGTCACAGTCCCAGCACAGCCTGGGAGGACATCGCCTGCGTGTCCGGCCACGGGAGCAGAAAGAGTTCCAGAGCCCAGCTGCCAAATCCCCCAAAGGAGCGGCCCCCGACAGTCACCAGCTGGCCAAAGCACTAGCTGAGGCCGCAGATGTGGGGGCACAAATGATAAAGCTTGTGGGGCTGAGGGAGTTGTCCGAGGCTGAGCGGCAACTTCGGAGCCTGGTGGTGGCCCTGATGCAGGAGGTCTTCACAGAGTTCTTCCCTG GATGTGTGGTCTACCCTTTTGGCTCTTCCATAAACAGCTTTGATGTCCATGGCTGTGATCTTGACCTCTTCTTGGATCTGGGTGACTTGGAAGAGCCCCAG CCAGTTCCAAAGGCTCCAGAATCTCCATCGCTGGACTCGGCCCTTGCGTCCCCACTGGACCCTCAAGCCCTGGCCTGCACCCCAGCTTCGCCTCCAGACTCACAGCCTCCAGCTTCTCCCCAAGATTCTGAAGCCCTGGACTTTGAAACACCTTCCTCCTCCGTGGCACCCCAAACTCCAgactctgccttggcctccgagaCCCTTGCTTCtccccagtctctgcctccagccTCACCATTGCTGGAGGACAGGGGACAGGGGGACCTGGGGAAGGCCCTGGAACTAGCAGAGGCCCCAAAGGGGGAGAAAACAGGGGGGACAGCAATGCTGGAGCTGGTGGGATCCATTCTCCGGGGCTGTGTCCCCGGAGTATACCGAGTCCAAACCGTGCCCTCTGCCCGGCGCCCTGTGGTCAAGTTCTGTCATCGGCCTTCAGGTCTCCATGGTGACGTCTCCCTCAGTAACCG GCTGGCCCTGCATAACTCCCGTTTCCTGAGTCTCTGCTCTGAGCTGGATGATCGAGTCCGGCCCCTCGTGTATACCCTCCGCTGCTGGGCTCAGGGCCGGGGACTGTCAG GGAGTGGCCCCCTTCTTAGTAACTACGCCCTGACCTTGCTGGTGATCTATTTCCTTCAGACCAGGGACCCTCCTGTGTTGCCTACTGTGTCCCAGCTCACCCAGAAAGCAG GAGATGGGGAACAGGTGAAAGTCGATGGCTGGGACTGTAGTTTCCCCAGGGATGCCTCGAGACTGGAGCCCAGCACAAATGTGGAGCCCCTCA gTTACCTGCTAGCCCAGTTCTTCTCCTGTGTCTCTTGCTGGGATCTCCGTGGCTCACTGCTGTCCCTGAGGGATGGTCAGGCACTGCCTGTGGCAGGGGGCCTGCCCTCTAATTTCTGGGAGGGTCTGCGCCTTGGCCCCATGAATCTCCAGGACCCTTTTGACCTCAGTCACAATGTTGCAGCCAATGTGACCAGCCGGGTGGCTGGGCGCCTACAGAACTGCTGCCGAGCGGCAGCCAATTACTGCCGAAGCCTCCAGTACCAGCGCCGTTCCTCCCGGGGTCGGGACTGGGGGCTGCTCCCCCTTCTGCAGCCCAGCTCCCCCAGCTCCCTGCTCTCTGCTACGCCAATCCCTTTACCCCTTGTACCCTTCACCCAGCTCACTGCTGCCCTGGTGCAGGTATTCAGGGAAGCACTGGGGTGTCATATAGAACAGGGAACCAAGAGACCGCGGTCAGAAGGAGGTGGAATTGGAGAGTCCTCTCAGGGAGGGACaaacaaaagactgaaactagatgGACAGAAAAAGAGCtgtgaggaggggagagaggagcagCAGGGAGGTGCAGGGGATGGCGGGGAAGACGGGGTAGAAGAGATGGTTGTAGAGGTTGGAGAGATGTCTCAGGACTGGGCCATGCAGAGCCCTGGGCAGCCAGGGGAGCTGCTGCTGATGACTGGCAATCATGGAGCCCCTGGAGAAGAGGGGCAGTCCAGCCAAGCAGCCCTGGCAGAGCAGGGGCCCAAGGGACATGAGGCAGCCTCAGGAGGGTCTCAGGGCGAGGCAGGGAAGGAGATATCCCTCCCCTCCTCGGTGAGCTGGCGCTGTGCCTTGTGGCACCGAGTGTGGCAGGGGCGGCGGCGAGCCCGTAGACGCTTGCAGCAGCAAACCAAGGAAGAAGCTGGAGACAGTGCTGGCACAGGAGCAGGGTGGCTGGCAACTGAGGCTCAGGTCACCCAGGAGCTGAGAGGACTGAGTGGTGGCGAACAGAGGCCAGAAACTGAGCCCCTGCTGAGCTTTGTGGCATCTGTCTCCTCGGCTGACGGAATGCTCACCGTGACCCCACTCCAGGATCCCCAAGGCCTATTCCCTGATCTCCATCATTTCTTACAGTTGTTCCTCCCTCAAGCACTTCGACATCTCAAGTAA
- the TUT1 gene encoding speckle targeted PIP5K1A-regulated poly(A) polymerase isoform X3 gives MDKDKGVFAIVEMGDVGAREAVLSQSQHSLGGHRLRVRPREQKEFQSPAAKSPKGAAPDSHQLAKALAEAADVGAQMIKLVGLRELSEAERQLRSLVVALMQEVFTEFFPGCVVYPFGSSINSFDVHGCDLDLFLDLGDLEEPQPVPKAPESPSLDSALASPLDPQALACTPASPPDSQPPASPQDSEALDFETPSSSVAPQTPDSALASETLASPQSLPPASPLLEDRGQGDLGKALELAEAPKGEKTGGTAMLELVGSILRGCVPGVYRVQTVPSARRPVVKFCHRPSGLHGDVSLSNRLALHNSRFLSLCSELDDRVRPLVYTLRCWAQGRGLSGSGPLLSNYALTLLVIYFLQTRDPPVLPTVSQLTQKAGDGEQVKVDGWDCSFPRDASRLEPSTNVEPLSYLLAQFFSCVSCWDLRGSLLSLRDGQALPVAGGLPSNFWEGLRLGPMNLQDPFDLSHNVAANVTSRVAGRLQNCCRAAANYCRSLQYQRRSSRGRDWGLLPLLQPSSPSSLLSATPIPLPLVPFTQLTAALVQVFREALGCHIEQGTKRPRSEGGGIGESSQGGTNKRLKLDGQKKSCEEGREEQQGGAGDGGEDGVEEMVVEVGEMSQDWAMQSPGQPGELLLMTGNHGAPGEEGQSSQAALAEQGPKGHEAASGGSQGEAGKEISLPSSVSWRCALWHRVWQGRRRARRRLQQQTKEEAGDSAGTGAGWLATEAQVTQELRGLSGGEQRPETEPLLSFVASVSSADGMLTVTPLQDPQGLFPDLHHFLQLFLPQALRHLK, from the exons GGAGTGTTTGCCATTGTGGAGATGGGGGACGTGGGTGCTCGAGAGGCTGTGTTGTCACAGTCCCAGCACAGCCTGGGAGGACATCGCCTGCGTGTCCGGCCACGGGAGCAGAAAGAGTTCCAGAGCCCAGCTGCCAAATCCCCCAAAGGAGCGGCCCCCGACAGTCACCAGCTGGCCAAAGCACTAGCTGAGGCCGCAGATGTGGGGGCACAAATGATAAAGCTTGTGGGGCTGAGGGAGTTGTCCGAGGCTGAGCGGCAACTTCGGAGCCTGGTGGTGGCCCTGATGCAGGAGGTCTTCACAGAGTTCTTCCCTG GATGTGTGGTCTACCCTTTTGGCTCTTCCATAAACAGCTTTGATGTCCATGGCTGTGATCTTGACCTCTTCTTGGATCTGGGTGACTTGGAAGAGCCCCAG CCAGTTCCAAAGGCTCCAGAATCTCCATCGCTGGACTCGGCCCTTGCGTCCCCACTGGACCCTCAAGCCCTGGCCTGCACCCCAGCTTCGCCTCCAGACTCACAGCCTCCAGCTTCTCCCCAAGATTCTGAAGCCCTGGACTTTGAAACACCTTCCTCCTCCGTGGCACCCCAAACTCCAgactctgccttggcctccgagaCCCTTGCTTCtccccagtctctgcctccagccTCACCATTGCTGGAGGACAGGGGACAGGGGGACCTGGGGAAGGCCCTGGAACTAGCAGAGGCCCCAAAGGGGGAGAAAACAGGGGGGACAGCAATGCTGGAGCTGGTGGGATCCATTCTCCGGGGCTGTGTCCCCGGAGTATACCGAGTCCAAACCGTGCCCTCTGCCCGGCGCCCTGTGGTCAAGTTCTGTCATCGGCCTTCAGGTCTCCATGGTGACGTCTCCCTCAGTAACCG GCTGGCCCTGCATAACTCCCGTTTCCTGAGTCTCTGCTCTGAGCTGGATGATCGAGTCCGGCCCCTCGTGTATACCCTCCGCTGCTGGGCTCAGGGCCGGGGACTGTCAG GGAGTGGCCCCCTTCTTAGTAACTACGCCCTGACCTTGCTGGTGATCTATTTCCTTCAGACCAGGGACCCTCCTGTGTTGCCTACTGTGTCCCAGCTCACCCAGAAAGCAG GAGATGGGGAACAGGTGAAAGTCGATGGCTGGGACTGTAGTTTCCCCAGGGATGCCTCGAGACTGGAGCCCAGCACAAATGTGGAGCCCCTCA gTTACCTGCTAGCCCAGTTCTTCTCCTGTGTCTCTTGCTGGGATCTCCGTGGCTCACTGCTGTCCCTGAGGGATGGTCAGGCACTGCCTGTGGCAGGGGGCCTGCCCTCTAATTTCTGGGAGGGTCTGCGCCTTGGCCCCATGAATCTCCAGGACCCTTTTGACCTCAGTCACAATGTTGCAGCCAATGTGACCAGCCGGGTGGCTGGGCGCCTACAGAACTGCTGCCGAGCGGCAGCCAATTACTGCCGAAGCCTCCAGTACCAGCGCCGTTCCTCCCGGGGTCGGGACTGGGGGCTGCTCCCCCTTCTGCAGCCCAGCTCCCCCAGCTCCCTGCTCTCTGCTACGCCAATCCCTTTACCCCTTGTACCCTTCACCCAGCTCACTGCTGCCCTGGTGCAGGTATTCAGGGAAGCACTGGGGTGTCATATAGAACAGGGAACCAAGAGACCGCGGTCAGAAGGAGGTGGAATTGGAGAGTCCTCTCAGGGAGGGACaaacaaaagactgaaactagatgGACAGAAAAAGAGCtgtgaggaggggagagaggagcagCAGGGAGGTGCAGGGGATGGCGGGGAAGACGGGGTAGAAGAGATGGTTGTAGAGGTTGGAGAGATGTCTCAGGACTGGGCCATGCAGAGCCCTGGGCAGCCAGGGGAGCTGCTGCTGATGACTGGCAATCATGGAGCCCCTGGAGAAGAGGGGCAGTCCAGCCAAGCAGCCCTGGCAGAGCAGGGGCCCAAGGGACATGAGGCAGCCTCAGGAGGGTCTCAGGGCGAGGCAGGGAAGGAGATATCCCTCCCCTCCTCGGTGAGCTGGCGCTGTGCCTTGTGGCACCGAGTGTGGCAGGGGCGGCGGCGAGCCCGTAGACGCTTGCAGCAGCAAACCAAGGAAGAAGCTGGAGACAGTGCTGGCACAGGAGCAGGGTGGCTGGCAACTGAGGCTCAGGTCACCCAGGAGCTGAGAGGACTGAGTGGTGGCGAACAGAGGCCAGAAACTGAGCCCCTGCTGAGCTTTGTGGCATCTGTCTCCTCGGCTGACGGAATGCTCACCGTGACCCCACTCCAGGATCCCCAAGGCCTATTCCCTGATCTCCATCATTTCTTACAGTTGTTCCTCCCTCAAGCACTTCGACATCTCAAGTAA